A stretch of the Chelonoidis abingdonii isolate Lonesome George chromosome 11, CheloAbing_2.0, whole genome shotgun sequence genome encodes the following:
- the LOC116834914 gene encoding suppressor of cytokine signaling 3-like — MVPLCWPCLHCCPYPPAAMSRPPAPQPPALSYHYRSFCGDFERVETALERLDASGFYWGSLSGAEAKRLLSPHPPGAFLVRDSSDHRHLFTLSLRTGAGITNLRIQQQGAAFHLETQPGAPSPPAFACVVQLVEHYLAQAGHPGGPCYLEAQGSRPEPLALARPLRCKVASLQELCRRAVRASIRAGTGGPDLEGLPVPRALRNSLRC; from the coding sequence ATGGTCCCGCtgtgctggccctgcctgcactgctgCCCGTACCCCCCGGCGGCCATGAGCaggccccccgccccacagccccccgCCCTCTCCTACCACTACCGCAGCTTCTGCGGGGACTTTGAGCGGGTGGAGACGGCGCTGGAGCGGCTGGACGCCAGCGGCTTCTACTGGGGCAGCCTGTCGGGGGCGGAGGCCAAGCggctgctgagcccccacccgcCGGGGGCTTTCCTCGTCCGCGACTCCTCCGACCACCGGCACCTCTTCACCCTCAGCCTCCGCACCGGGGCCGGCATCACCAACCTGCGCATCCAGCAGCAGGGGGCCGCCTTCCACCTGGAGACCCAGCCGGGggccccctccccgcccgcctTCGCCTGCGTGGTGCAGCTGGTGGAGCACTACCTGGCACAGGCCGGGCACCCGGGGGGGCCCTGCTACCTGGAGGCCCAGGGGAGCCGCCCTGAGCCCCTGGCGCTCGCCCGCCCGCTGCGCTGCAAGGTGGCTTCGCTGCAGGAGCTGTGCCGGCGGGCCGTGCGGGCCAGCATCCGGGCAGGGACCGGGGGGCCCGATCTGGAGGGGCTGCCCGTGCCCCGTGCCCTACGCAACTCCCTGCGCTGCTAg